One Kribbella sp. NBC_00662 genomic region harbors:
- a CDS encoding SDR family oxidoreductase — MDLHLGGKTAVVTGAGRGIGLAITRSLVDEGVKVVAGSRTVGGDLESLPVEAFAVDLGTADGPGRLVDEAIARAGGFDILVNNVGSVHPRPGGFASVTDDDWLGTLNLDLMSAVRTTRAALPMLIERSGVIVTVCSVNATLPDPLVIDYSAAKAACLSFFKSLSKELGPQGVRVNTVSPGPVATDLWLGKGGVAETVGGAVGAAPKDVAAQAAKDAVTGRFTRPEEVADLVVFLASDRAGNLTGADIILDGGMTPTI; from the coding sequence GTGGACTTACACCTGGGTGGGAAGACGGCGGTCGTGACCGGTGCCGGTCGGGGGATCGGCCTGGCGATCACGCGCTCGCTGGTCGACGAAGGCGTGAAGGTGGTCGCGGGCTCCCGGACCGTCGGCGGCGACCTCGAGTCGTTGCCGGTCGAGGCCTTCGCCGTCGATCTCGGGACGGCGGACGGGCCGGGCCGCCTCGTCGACGAGGCGATCGCACGGGCCGGCGGGTTCGACATCCTGGTCAACAACGTCGGCAGCGTGCACCCGCGGCCGGGCGGATTCGCCTCGGTCACCGACGACGACTGGCTCGGGACGCTCAACCTCGACCTGATGTCGGCGGTGCGTACGACGCGCGCCGCGTTGCCGATGCTGATCGAGCGGTCCGGCGTGATCGTCACGGTCTGCTCGGTGAACGCGACGCTGCCCGACCCGCTGGTGATCGACTACAGCGCCGCCAAGGCCGCGTGTCTCAGCTTCTTCAAGTCGCTGTCGAAGGAGCTCGGGCCGCAGGGCGTCCGGGTCAACACCGTCAGTCCGGGCCCGGTCGCGACCGACCTGTGGCTGGGCAAGGGCGGGGTCGCGGAGACCGTCGGCGGTGCGGTGGGCGCCGCGCCGAAGGACGTGGCCGCCCAGGCCGCGAAGGATGCCGTCACCGGACGCTTCACCCGCCCGGAGGAGGTCGCCGACCTGGTGGTGTTCCTGGCCAGCGACCGCGCCGGCAACCTCACCGGCGCCGACATCATCCTCGACGGAGGCATGACGCCGACGATCTGA
- a CDS encoding MFS transporter, with protein MPFEHRRSVVALALIASFMVFVDSTIVNVTLAQLATHLHASRAELEWSLNAYTLSFAALMLGAGAIADTLGAKRAFLTGLVVFTASSAVCAVAGSMLMLNLARLVQGAGSALLLPSALVLATASATDEHSRHRLVSWWAAAGGAGMAAGPLLGGGLVALANWRAVFAVNVVIGIPAAIWALRSMPSVVRRERRLDLAGMGTATAFIGGLVFALIEAPTRGWLDPAVLAAAALTVAGLVSFVFVERSVGAPLLPLELYADRGFAAAAAQGTLLNFAFYGVLFTMSLLLQQGRGLSPLVTGLLFLPLTGLISIANLCSAPLTRRLGRPAVLAIGQAVLTLALLGLAWASTSAAVWPMVLALVPIGFSSGLLVPTMTAQSIAAVEPGLHGAASAAFNTSRQIGGAIGVATFGPLLGTAHNLTTGFITCAFVAAAASIAGLCVTAVAAIPRRTPIPVASAACDS; from the coding sequence ATGCCCTTCGAGCACCGTCGGTCCGTCGTCGCGCTGGCCTTGATCGCCTCGTTCATGGTCTTCGTCGACAGCACGATCGTGAACGTCACCCTCGCCCAGCTCGCCACCCATCTGCACGCCTCCCGCGCCGAGCTGGAGTGGTCGCTCAACGCCTACACGCTGTCGTTCGCGGCGCTGATGCTCGGCGCCGGGGCGATCGCGGACACGCTCGGCGCGAAGCGGGCGTTCCTGACCGGGCTTGTCGTGTTCACCGCGTCGTCCGCGGTCTGCGCGGTGGCCGGCTCGATGCTGATGCTGAACCTCGCCCGGCTGGTCCAGGGCGCGGGCTCCGCGCTGCTGCTGCCCAGCGCGCTCGTCCTCGCGACGGCGTCCGCAACCGACGAACACTCCCGGCACCGCCTGGTCAGCTGGTGGGCCGCGGCCGGCGGCGCCGGGATGGCGGCCGGTCCACTCCTCGGCGGCGGTCTGGTCGCCCTCGCGAACTGGCGAGCGGTCTTCGCGGTCAACGTCGTGATCGGCATCCCGGCCGCGATCTGGGCACTGCGCTCGATGCCTTCCGTCGTACGCCGGGAGCGTCGTCTCGACCTGGCCGGGATGGGCACCGCTACGGCGTTCATCGGTGGGCTGGTGTTCGCCCTGATCGAGGCGCCGACCCGCGGCTGGCTTGATCCCGCAGTACTCGCTGCCGCCGCGTTGACCGTTGCCGGACTGGTCAGTTTCGTCTTCGTCGAGCGTTCCGTCGGGGCGCCTCTGCTGCCGCTCGAGCTGTACGCCGATCGCGGCTTCGCGGCGGCCGCGGCCCAGGGCACACTGCTCAATTTCGCCTTCTACGGCGTGCTTTTCACGATGAGCCTGCTGCTCCAGCAGGGCCGTGGACTCAGCCCACTGGTGACCGGCCTGCTGTTCCTCCCGCTGACCGGACTCATCTCGATCGCCAACCTCTGCTCCGCGCCGCTCACGCGACGCCTCGGCCGCCCTGCCGTCCTCGCCATCGGCCAGGCCGTCCTCACCCTGGCACTGCTCGGGCTCGCCTGGGCCAGTACGTCGGCCGCGGTCTGGCCGATGGTCCTCGCCCTCGTCCCGATCGGCTTCAGCTCCGGCCTGCTGGTCCCGACCATGACGGCGCAGTCCATCGCCGCCGTCGAGCCCGGCCTCCACGGAGCCGCCTCAGCCGCCTTCAACACCTCACGCCAGATCGGCGGGGCGATCGGCGTAGCGACGTTCGGCCCTCTCCTCGGCACAGCTCACAACCTCACCACCGGCTTCATCACCTGTGCCTTCGTGGCCGCCGCCGCGAGCATCGCCGGCCTGTGCGTCACCGCCGTGGCCGCCATCCCCCGGCGTACTCCGATCCCCGTCGCCTCCGCGGCATGCGATTCTTAG
- a CDS encoding heparinase II/III family protein, with product MAPQRERRLRTTVALTLACVLACGAAFAGAVFVLMPGTRDRSTPVVATGSPTPSKPKPGTPSPKPTLPDSTDEPLPGVDTPATPPPATPVANTGTYECSGYSGIQSKVPVSMLMNDTFSWGDDPPYKVGNGNGDINWRSDPYKKPSWYMWLHSLRWLGQGIEAGQRGDRKVLAHTMAIIHDWVQDNPYSWKGDVGAWEATMHRTNVLLCARQAVLTGMHVRTLPRQYAWLDKALIDHAQFMIVNWSGPSNHGTDESIALFGVGCTLKRPELKTLAVDRLTEAITTAIDTQGSTNEQSVGYAMFNYLLWGRATTALQRCGANPGPVISQRRAALSEWLALATKSTGELAQVGDAVAQKPTGAAGTALDYVATLGKRGTKPSKRVAVYDAGYIFGRTGWGEKRPFAQESTYSIRYGVARRLHGHDDHMSITYSSHGRDVLIDPGHSGYQLDKWQAWSKSAAAHNVMTIPSAEMTSVETQLVQASITPTAESYSLADSPAPGVTRKRDVLVLKDPDLIITLDRGQSVVGSQRYETLWHLAPDQKVTVQSPTTAVAAKPGDKSKTYLLQIPYQQQPPKNGITVVQGQQDPVQGWYYPDIFHRESAPVVKFGRNGTSADILSAIVPANSTETVTYKTRTVGTMFFVDLTVGTRKTTIRLLPDGRLTRIS from the coding sequence GTGGCTCCGCAGCGCGAAAGACGGTTGCGCACGACCGTCGCGCTGACGCTTGCCTGCGTGCTGGCCTGCGGGGCCGCCTTCGCCGGCGCCGTGTTCGTGCTGATGCCGGGCACACGCGACCGCAGTACGCCGGTCGTCGCCACCGGCTCGCCGACCCCGAGCAAACCGAAACCCGGTACGCCGAGCCCGAAACCGACCCTCCCGGATTCGACCGACGAGCCGCTGCCGGGTGTCGACACCCCCGCTACTCCCCCACCGGCGACGCCGGTCGCCAACACCGGCACCTACGAGTGCTCCGGGTACAGCGGCATCCAGTCGAAGGTCCCCGTGTCGATGCTGATGAACGACACCTTCTCCTGGGGCGACGATCCGCCGTACAAGGTCGGCAACGGGAACGGCGACATCAACTGGCGTTCGGACCCGTACAAGAAGCCCAGCTGGTACATGTGGCTGCATTCGCTGCGCTGGCTGGGTCAAGGCATCGAGGCCGGGCAACGCGGTGACCGTAAGGTGCTGGCGCACACGATGGCGATCATCCACGACTGGGTCCAGGACAACCCGTACTCGTGGAAGGGCGATGTCGGCGCGTGGGAGGCGACCATGCACCGCACCAACGTGCTGCTGTGCGCCCGCCAGGCCGTGCTCACCGGGATGCACGTCCGCACGCTGCCCAGGCAGTACGCCTGGCTCGACAAGGCGCTGATCGACCATGCGCAGTTCATGATCGTGAACTGGAGCGGGCCGTCGAACCACGGGACCGACGAGAGCATCGCGCTGTTCGGGGTGGGATGCACGCTGAAGCGGCCGGAGCTGAAGACGCTCGCGGTCGATCGGCTGACCGAGGCGATCACCACCGCGATCGACACCCAGGGCTCGACGAACGAGCAGTCGGTCGGGTACGCGATGTTCAACTACCTGCTGTGGGGTCGCGCGACCACAGCCTTGCAGCGCTGCGGTGCGAACCCCGGACCGGTCATCTCCCAGCGGCGAGCCGCGCTGTCGGAGTGGCTGGCGCTCGCGACCAAGTCGACAGGCGAGCTGGCACAGGTCGGTGACGCCGTAGCGCAGAAGCCCACCGGTGCGGCCGGGACGGCGCTGGACTACGTCGCCACGCTCGGGAAACGCGGGACGAAGCCGTCGAAGCGCGTCGCGGTGTACGACGCGGGGTACATCTTCGGCCGGACCGGTTGGGGCGAGAAGCGACCGTTCGCGCAGGAGTCGACGTACAGCATCCGGTACGGCGTGGCGCGCCGGCTGCACGGTCACGACGACCACATGTCGATCACGTACTCGTCGCACGGCCGCGACGTGCTGATCGACCCCGGCCACTCCGGCTACCAGCTCGACAAATGGCAGGCGTGGTCGAAGAGCGCGGCGGCGCACAACGTGATGACGATCCCGTCGGCGGAGATGACGTCGGTGGAGACGCAGCTCGTACAGGCGTCGATCACGCCGACCGCGGAGTCCTACTCCCTGGCCGACTCCCCGGCGCCGGGCGTGACCCGCAAGCGCGACGTACTGGTGCTGAAGGATCCCGATCTGATCATCACGCTCGACCGTGGGCAGTCGGTCGTCGGCTCCCAACGCTACGAAACTCTCTGGCACCTGGCGCCGGACCAGAAGGTCACCGTGCAGTCGCCGACGACTGCCGTCGCTGCCAAGCCGGGCGACAAGTCCAAGACCTATCTGCTGCAGATCCCGTACCAGCAGCAGCCGCCCAAGAACGGCATCACCGTGGTCCAGGGCCAGCAGGATCCGGTGCAGGGCTGGTACTACCCCGACATCTTCCACCGGGAGTCGGCCCCGGTCGTCAAGTTCGGCCGCAACGGGACGAGCGCCGACATCCTGTCCGCGATCGTCCCCGCCAACTCCACCGAAACGGTCACCTACAAGACCCGCACCGTCGGCACGATGTTCTTCGTGGACCTCACCGTGGGCACCCGCAAAACCACGATCCGCCTCCTCCCCGACGGCCGCCTGACCCGGATCAGCTGA